The following are from one region of the Halarcobacter sp. genome:
- a CDS encoding DUF4917 family protein: MALLTYDEVLSQTAKDKRFLLTGNGFSISYNYERFSFTSLLESAVANNLIKKESPIYSVFQEFATKDFEEVVKLLETSVKVVEKYKAINTKDKELIQNDAKTLKRHLVNIITNNHPEKITEISDEEFSYSTKFISQYNKVYTLNYDLLLYWSTIKLLDLIYNNKIDNVVLNPTDGFHNSDIVDDYVVFGNDNSSQEVYYLHGALHIFDKKSSIIKNTYSRTDIALKEQTLKNLQNDIYPVFVSEGSSEQKKAKIIHNAYLNHCYKSLCSIGSKNSSLIIFGTMLKTNDTHIREAIKKNKVKNIYFGVSSEENIEELESFKEELEKLDKPKNVFFYNYKTVSVWGK, translated from the coding sequence TTGGCATTATTAACATATGATGAAGTTTTATCTCAAACAGCAAAGGATAAAAGATTTCTACTTACAGGAAATGGATTTAGTATTTCTTATAACTATGAAAGGTTCTCATTTACAAGTTTATTGGAAAGTGCTGTAGCTAATAATTTAATTAAAAAAGAAAGTCCAATTTATAGTGTATTTCAAGAATTTGCAACAAAAGATTTTGAAGAAGTTGTAAAGCTATTGGAGACTTCTGTAAAAGTTGTTGAAAAATACAAAGCAATAAATACTAAAGATAAAGAACTTATTCAAAATGATGCAAAAACTCTCAAAAGACACTTGGTTAATATTATAACAAATAATCACCCTGAAAAAATTACAGAAATTTCTGATGAAGAATTTTCATATAGCACTAAATTTATTAGTCAATATAATAAAGTTTATACTTTAAATTATGATCTTTTACTTTATTGGTCAACAATAAAATTGTTAGATTTAATTTATAATAATAAAATTGATAATGTAGTGTTAAATCCTACAGATGGATTTCATAACTCAGATATAGTTGATGATTATGTAGTTTTTGGAAATGATAACTCTTCACAAGAAGTATATTATTTACATGGTGCATTACATATTTTTGATAAAAAATCATCTATAATTAAAAATACCTACTCTAGGACAGACATTGCATTAAAAGAACAAACTTTAAAAAATCTACAAAATGATATTTACCCTGTTTTTGTTTCAGAAGGAAGTAGTGAGCAGAAAAAGGCAAAAATTATACATAATGCATACTTGAATCATTGTTATAAAAGTTTGTGTTCTATTGGTAGTAAAAACAGTAGTTTAATAATATTTGGAACAATGTTAAAAACAAATGATACACATATACGAGAAGCTATAAAGAAAAATAAAGTTAAAAATATTTATTTTGGTGTAAGTTCAGAAGAAAATATAGAAGAACTTGAAAGTTTTAAAGAAGAGTTAGAAAAGCTTGATAAACCTAAAAATGTATTTTTTTATAATTATAAAACAGTGAGTGTATGGGGTAAATGA